One Aphidius gifuensis isolate YNYX2018 linkage group LG5, ASM1490517v1, whole genome shotgun sequence genomic region harbors:
- the LOC122858497 gene encoding latrophilin Cirl-like isoform X1, whose translation MECGKGRRKGLLLSRFILAWFFLSDYIVAARDRERYDTAYECEGKQLRIECGEGEVIHLIRANYGRFSITICNEHGNTDWSVNCMSQKSFRVLFNKCNDQRNCSITASTSHFGDPCPSTLKYLEAHYQCVSAATTAITTRPSPRWLITSQPSVWGPSTPTVRPPPRPTIPPSQMPAITTLSTPLITTSLSSTSTTKTVPVNENEEQVETNPSKGNESPVQPVVPMTTETTTEAGYASWKTSKKPIASTSIPYVDQNINNNKWYDYNRQYCPPIMARNLYWNATRTGDIAVQSCPGGANGLARWRCAAIDDTPVWYRESPDLSECRSVWLTSLETRVIEGGTILSIASDLSLVTNNSRTLYGGDMMITTKIIKNMAEKMGQDIRTYQDTRQKEVSVTELLQGVVRTGSNLLDKAQMASWKDLSHQEQMRVATSLLIGLEENAFLLADSLNHQKTIIQEGKNILMEVRVLEARNIDTNYEAFPAEENRERWTASNDHVELSRRSLLENSDGGLVRLVFMAFDRLEEILQPQIEEESFVSINEDIKSRNISNRILNSKVISASLGKGRHIQMSEPVRIYFQHLTSENVTNPTCVFWDYIMSAWSEEGCQTRKTNSTHTICECNHLTNFAVLMDVHAVKLDMAHQIALQIITYIGCIISIVCLVLAILTFQLFRGLKSDRTTIHKNLCICLLIAELLFVCGIGQTDQRVVCGVVAGLLHFFFLCAFAWMFLEGFQLYVMLIEVFEAEKSRLRWYYLVAYGGPLLVVGISCIIDPFSYGTDRYCWLRADNYFIFSFVGPVIVVILANLVFLSMAIYMMCRHANTTVTMKSKEHSRLASASGKEENALPNKLQMHLAWLRGAIVLVFLLGLTWTFGLLYLNQESVIMAYIFCVLNSLQGLFIFVFHCVQNEKVRKEYRKFIRRHSWLPKCLRCSKTVTGSSSGSTGTSGGQQGVNGGKDYPSHNTSSNPSAPTTDSSGLSPHAASNYLMSGRGWTNNNNNNNNDRQQVMATEPHETASTDAHAVATLPHSRHGFFPTTTSLPKSATATWGPINKNLMWKNISFKSYSRDSGHGGSEQEDSPRIQNTMTLGHSVRGRERGRQLCDGLEINSNRQSRRAASPYNHTYTEIRDGIGGVNVGIGRLGGGYHPSHLVSRSIIGGDDDPVYEEIERGGNSVIGNCGGVIGGGNNNGGIGCLNINGIGEIQVSDMSDEDGRRQSDMSRQSSRSYGDHRPLIPYSPANDRLIQYGQSIDRNLLQQYNDLQYNVTGGDRVINNYWDNKLKRQQTPKHEHGDNINNRIQNNYGLSQQQDHTRTVAVLDGHTVVCHLQPQTDMYTGRGVPPPSYSEC comes from the exons gtgtAACGATCAAAGAAACTGCAGTATCACAGCATCAACATCACATTTTGGAGATCCATGTCCAAGTACACTTAAATATCTTGAGGCCCATTATCAATGTGTATCTG ctGCAACAACAGCGATAACAACAAGACCAAGTCCAAGGTGGCTGATAACGTCTCAACCAAGTGTCTGGGGCCCATCAACTCCAACAGTAAGACCACCACCAAGACCAACGATACCACCATCTCAAATGCCAGCGATAACCACCCTCAGTACACCACTGATAACCACATCCCTCAG ttcAACAAGCACGACGAAGACAGTGCCAGTAAATGAAAATGAGGAACAAGTTGAAACGAATCCCTCGAAGGGAAATGAAAGTCCGGTTCAGCCAGTCGTGCCTATGACTACTGAGACAACTACCGAGGCTGGTTATGCTTCATGGAAAACAAGCAAAAAACCCATtg catCAACAAGTATTCCATATGttgatcaaaatataaataacaacaaatggtATGATTACAATCGTCAATATTGTCCACCAATAATGGCAAGAAATTTATATTGGAATGCAACAAGAACTGGTGATATTGCTGTACAAAGTTGTCCAGGTGGTGCAAATGGTTTAGCACGTTGGCGTTGTGCTGCAATTGATGATACACCAGTATGGTATAGAGAATCACCAGATTTAAGTGAATGTAGATCAGTATGGTTGACATCACTTGAAACACGTGTTATTGAAGGTGGTACAATATTAAGTATTGCCAGTGATTTATCACTTGTTACAAACAACAGTAGAACATTGTATGGTGGTGATATGatgataacaacaaaaattataaaaaatatggctgAAAAAATGGGACAAGATATACGTACATATCAAGATACACGACAAAAAGAAGTTAGTGTTACTGAGCTATTACAGGGTGTTGTTAGAACTGGTAGTAATTTATTGGATAAAGCACAAATGGCATCATGGAAAGATTTAAGTCATCAAGAACAAATGAGAGTTGcaacatcattattaattggtcTTGAAGAGAATGCATTTTTATTGGCTGATtcattaaatcatcaaaaaacaattatacaagaaggaaaaaatatattaatggaAGTTAGAGTATTGGAGGCTCGTAATATTGATACAAATTATGAAGCATTTCCAGCTGAAGAAAATCGTGAAAGATGGACAGCATCAAATGATCATGTTGAATTAAGTCGTCGTTCATTATTAGAAAATAGTGATGGTGGTCTTGTACGTCTTGTATTTATGGCATTTGATAGACTTGAAGAAATTCTACAACCACAAATTGAAGAAGAATCATTTGTTTCAATAAATGAAGATATTAAATCACGTAATATTAGTAATAGAATACTCAATAGTAAAGTTATATCGGCATCATTAGGAAAAGGTAGACACATACAAATGTCGGAACCAgttagaatttattttcaacatttaacATCAGAAAATGTTACAAATCCAACTTGTGTTTTTTGGGATTATATCAtgag TGCCTGGTCTGAGGAAGGCTGTCAAACACGTAAAACAAATAGCACACATACTATTTGTGAATGTAATCATCTTACAAATTTTGCTGTACTCATGGATGTTCACGCTGTGAAACTTGACATGGCACATCAGATTGCActacaaataataacatatatCGGATGTATAATCTCAATTGTTTGTCTCGTTTTAGCAATACTAACATTTCAGTTATTTCGTGGACTCAAG tcTGACCGTACAACAATTCACAAGAATCTTTGTATTTGTCTTCTCATTGCCGAGTTACTGTTTGTCTGTGGAATTGGACAGACAGATCAGAGAGTAGTTTGTGGTGTAGTTGCTGGACTTTtacactttttctttttatgtgCATTTGCATGGATGTTTCTTGAAG GCTTTCAACTTTATGTCATGCTCATTGAAGTATTTGAAGCTGAAAAATCACGTTTACGATGGTACTATCTGGTGGCTTATGGTGGACCATTACTTGTCGTTGGAATATCCTGCATCATTGATCCATTTAGCTATGGAACTGATCGATACTGTTGGCTCAGAGCTgacaattatttcatatttagtTTTGTAGGACCTGTTATTGTTGTCATActg GCCAATCTTGTTTTTCTTTCGATGGCTATTTATATGATGTGTCGACATGCAAACACAACTGTTACCATGAAGAGCAAAGAACACTCACGACTCGCAAGTGCAag TGGAAAAGAAGAAAATGCTCTTCCCAACAAATTACAAATGCACTT AGCATGGTTACGAGGTGCAATTGTATTGGTATTCCTGTTGGGATTGACCTGGACATTTGGCCTTCTCTACCTGAATCAGGAATCAGTTATAATGGCATATATATTCTGTGTATTGAACAGTCTACAaggattatttatatttgtttttcattgcGTACAAAATGAAAAG gTTCGAAAAGAATATCGTAAATTTATAAGACGACATTCATGGTTACCAAAGTGTTTGAGATGTTCAAAAACAGTTACTGGAAGTTCAAGTGGTTCAACTGGTACAAGTGGTGGACAACAAGGTGTTAATGGTGGCAAAGATTATCCATCACACAACACATCATCAAATCCATCAGCACCAACAACTGATAGTTCTGGATTATCACCACATGCTGCATCCAAT TATTTGATGAGCGGAAGAGGTTggacaaacaacaacaacaacaacaacaacgacagaCAACAAGTGATGGCTACCGAGCCTCACGAAACAGCATCAACAGATGCACACGCAGTTGCAACACTGCCTCATTCACGTCACGGCTTCTTTCCAACAACAACTAGTTTACCAAAATCTGCAACCGCCACTTGGGGACCAATTAACAAAAACCTCATGTGGAAG AACATTTCTTTTAAGTCATACTCACGTGATTCAGGACATGGTGGTTCTGAGCAAGAGGATTCACCACGTATACAAAATACCATGACACTTGGTCATTCAGTACGTGGACGTGAACGTGGTCGTCAATTATGTGATGGATTAGAAATAAATAGTAATCGTCAAAGTCGTCGTGCAGCATCACCATATAATCATACATATACTGAAATACGTGATGGTATTGGTGGTGTTAATGTTGGTATTGGAAGATTAGGTGGTGGTTATCATCCAAGTCATTTAGTATCACGTAGTATTattggtggtgatgatgatccAGTGTATGAAGAAATTGAACGTGGTGGTAATAGTGTTATTGGTAATTGTGGTGGTGTTATTGGTGgtggtaataataatggtggtattggttgtttaaatataaatggtATTGGTGAAATTCAAGTATCTGATATGTCAGATGAAGATGGCAGAAGACAAAGTGATATGAGTAGACAATCATCACGTAGTTATGGTGATCATAGACCACTTATACCATATTCACCAGCAAATGATCGTTTAATACAATATGGACAATCAATTGATCgtaatttattacaacaatataatgaTTTACAATATAATGTTACTGGTGGTGATagagttattaataattattgggataataaattaaaaagacaaCAAACACCAAAACATGAACAtggtgataatattaataatcgtatacaaaataattatggaTTATCACAACAACAAGATCATACTAGAACTGTTGCTGTACTTGATGGACATACTGTTGTTTGTCATCTTCAACCACAAACTGATATGTATACTGGTCGTGGAGTACCACCACCGTCCTACAGCGAGTgctga
- the LOC122858497 gene encoding latrophilin Cirl-like isoform X2, with protein sequence MECGKGRRKGLLLSRFILAWFFLSDYIVAARDRERYDTAYECEGKQLRIECGEGEVIHLIRANYGRFSITICNEHGNTDWSVNCMSQKSFRVLFNKCNDRRSCMMDVSSKFFEEDPCPGTGKYIEAQFHCIAATTAITTRPSPRWLITSQPSVWGPSTPTVRPPPRPTIPPSQMPAITTLSTPLITTSLSSTSTTKTVPVNENEEQVETNPSKGNESPVQPVVPMTTETTTEAGYASWKTSKKPIASTSIPYVDQNINNNKWYDYNRQYCPPIMARNLYWNATRTGDIAVQSCPGGANGLARWRCAAIDDTPVWYRESPDLSECRSVWLTSLETRVIEGGTILSIASDLSLVTNNSRTLYGGDMMITTKIIKNMAEKMGQDIRTYQDTRQKEVSVTELLQGVVRTGSNLLDKAQMASWKDLSHQEQMRVATSLLIGLEENAFLLADSLNHQKTIIQEGKNILMEVRVLEARNIDTNYEAFPAEENRERWTASNDHVELSRRSLLENSDGGLVRLVFMAFDRLEEILQPQIEEESFVSINEDIKSRNISNRILNSKVISASLGKGRHIQMSEPVRIYFQHLTSENVTNPTCVFWDYIMSAWSEEGCQTRKTNSTHTICECNHLTNFAVLMDVHAVKLDMAHQIALQIITYIGCIISIVCLVLAILTFQLFRGLKSDRTTIHKNLCICLLIAELLFVCGIGQTDQRVVCGVVAGLLHFFFLCAFAWMFLEGFQLYVMLIEVFEAEKSRLRWYYLVAYGGPLLVVGISCIIDPFSYGTDRYCWLRADNYFIFSFVGPVIVVILANLVFLSMAIYMMCRHANTTVTMKSKEHSRLASASGKEENALPNKLQMHLAWLRGAIVLVFLLGLTWTFGLLYLNQESVIMAYIFCVLNSLQGLFIFVFHCVQNEKVRKEYRKFIRRHSWLPKCLRCSKTVTGSSSGSTGTSGGQQGVNGGKDYPSHNTSSNPSAPTTDSSGLSPHAASNYLMSGRGWTNNNNNNNNDRQQVMATEPHETASTDAHAVATLPHSRHGFFPTTTSLPKSATATWGPINKNLMWKNISFKSYSRDSGHGGSEQEDSPRIQNTMTLGHSVRGRERGRQLCDGLEINSNRQSRRAASPYNHTYTEIRDGIGGVNVGIGRLGGGYHPSHLVSRSIIGGDDDPVYEEIERGGNSVIGNCGGVIGGGNNNGGIGCLNINGIGEIQVSDMSDEDGRRQSDMSRQSSRSYGDHRPLIPYSPANDRLIQYGQSIDRNLLQQYNDLQYNVTGGDRVINNYWDNKLKRQQTPKHEHGDNINNRIQNNYGLSQQQDHTRTVAVLDGHTVVCHLQPQTDMYTGRGVPPPSYSEC encoded by the exons GTGTAATGATCGTCGTTCGTGCATGATGGATGTTAGCAGCAAATTTTTTGAAGAGGATCCCTGTCCCGGAACCGGAAAATACATCGAAGCACAGTTTCATTGTATAG ctGCAACAACAGCGATAACAACAAGACCAAGTCCAAGGTGGCTGATAACGTCTCAACCAAGTGTCTGGGGCCCATCAACTCCAACAGTAAGACCACCACCAAGACCAACGATACCACCATCTCAAATGCCAGCGATAACCACCCTCAGTACACCACTGATAACCACATCCCTCAG ttcAACAAGCACGACGAAGACAGTGCCAGTAAATGAAAATGAGGAACAAGTTGAAACGAATCCCTCGAAGGGAAATGAAAGTCCGGTTCAGCCAGTCGTGCCTATGACTACTGAGACAACTACCGAGGCTGGTTATGCTTCATGGAAAACAAGCAAAAAACCCATtg catCAACAAGTATTCCATATGttgatcaaaatataaataacaacaaatggtATGATTACAATCGTCAATATTGTCCACCAATAATGGCAAGAAATTTATATTGGAATGCAACAAGAACTGGTGATATTGCTGTACAAAGTTGTCCAGGTGGTGCAAATGGTTTAGCACGTTGGCGTTGTGCTGCAATTGATGATACACCAGTATGGTATAGAGAATCACCAGATTTAAGTGAATGTAGATCAGTATGGTTGACATCACTTGAAACACGTGTTATTGAAGGTGGTACAATATTAAGTATTGCCAGTGATTTATCACTTGTTACAAACAACAGTAGAACATTGTATGGTGGTGATATGatgataacaacaaaaattataaaaaatatggctgAAAAAATGGGACAAGATATACGTACATATCAAGATACACGACAAAAAGAAGTTAGTGTTACTGAGCTATTACAGGGTGTTGTTAGAACTGGTAGTAATTTATTGGATAAAGCACAAATGGCATCATGGAAAGATTTAAGTCATCAAGAACAAATGAGAGTTGcaacatcattattaattggtcTTGAAGAGAATGCATTTTTATTGGCTGATtcattaaatcatcaaaaaacaattatacaagaaggaaaaaatatattaatggaAGTTAGAGTATTGGAGGCTCGTAATATTGATACAAATTATGAAGCATTTCCAGCTGAAGAAAATCGTGAAAGATGGACAGCATCAAATGATCATGTTGAATTAAGTCGTCGTTCATTATTAGAAAATAGTGATGGTGGTCTTGTACGTCTTGTATTTATGGCATTTGATAGACTTGAAGAAATTCTACAACCACAAATTGAAGAAGAATCATTTGTTTCAATAAATGAAGATATTAAATCACGTAATATTAGTAATAGAATACTCAATAGTAAAGTTATATCGGCATCATTAGGAAAAGGTAGACACATACAAATGTCGGAACCAgttagaatttattttcaacatttaacATCAGAAAATGTTACAAATCCAACTTGTGTTTTTTGGGATTATATCAtgag TGCCTGGTCTGAGGAAGGCTGTCAAACACGTAAAACAAATAGCACACATACTATTTGTGAATGTAATCATCTTACAAATTTTGCTGTACTCATGGATGTTCACGCTGTGAAACTTGACATGGCACATCAGATTGCActacaaataataacatatatCGGATGTATAATCTCAATTGTTTGTCTCGTTTTAGCAATACTAACATTTCAGTTATTTCGTGGACTCAAG tcTGACCGTACAACAATTCACAAGAATCTTTGTATTTGTCTTCTCATTGCCGAGTTACTGTTTGTCTGTGGAATTGGACAGACAGATCAGAGAGTAGTTTGTGGTGTAGTTGCTGGACTTTtacactttttctttttatgtgCATTTGCATGGATGTTTCTTGAAG GCTTTCAACTTTATGTCATGCTCATTGAAGTATTTGAAGCTGAAAAATCACGTTTACGATGGTACTATCTGGTGGCTTATGGTGGACCATTACTTGTCGTTGGAATATCCTGCATCATTGATCCATTTAGCTATGGAACTGATCGATACTGTTGGCTCAGAGCTgacaattatttcatatttagtTTTGTAGGACCTGTTATTGTTGTCATActg GCCAATCTTGTTTTTCTTTCGATGGCTATTTATATGATGTGTCGACATGCAAACACAACTGTTACCATGAAGAGCAAAGAACACTCACGACTCGCAAGTGCAag TGGAAAAGAAGAAAATGCTCTTCCCAACAAATTACAAATGCACTT AGCATGGTTACGAGGTGCAATTGTATTGGTATTCCTGTTGGGATTGACCTGGACATTTGGCCTTCTCTACCTGAATCAGGAATCAGTTATAATGGCATATATATTCTGTGTATTGAACAGTCTACAaggattatttatatttgtttttcattgcGTACAAAATGAAAAG gTTCGAAAAGAATATCGTAAATTTATAAGACGACATTCATGGTTACCAAAGTGTTTGAGATGTTCAAAAACAGTTACTGGAAGTTCAAGTGGTTCAACTGGTACAAGTGGTGGACAACAAGGTGTTAATGGTGGCAAAGATTATCCATCACACAACACATCATCAAATCCATCAGCACCAACAACTGATAGTTCTGGATTATCACCACATGCTGCATCCAAT TATTTGATGAGCGGAAGAGGTTggacaaacaacaacaacaacaacaacaacgacagaCAACAAGTGATGGCTACCGAGCCTCACGAAACAGCATCAACAGATGCACACGCAGTTGCAACACTGCCTCATTCACGTCACGGCTTCTTTCCAACAACAACTAGTTTACCAAAATCTGCAACCGCCACTTGGGGACCAATTAACAAAAACCTCATGTGGAAG AACATTTCTTTTAAGTCATACTCACGTGATTCAGGACATGGTGGTTCTGAGCAAGAGGATTCACCACGTATACAAAATACCATGACACTTGGTCATTCAGTACGTGGACGTGAACGTGGTCGTCAATTATGTGATGGATTAGAAATAAATAGTAATCGTCAAAGTCGTCGTGCAGCATCACCATATAATCATACATATACTGAAATACGTGATGGTATTGGTGGTGTTAATGTTGGTATTGGAAGATTAGGTGGTGGTTATCATCCAAGTCATTTAGTATCACGTAGTATTattggtggtgatgatgatccAGTGTATGAAGAAATTGAACGTGGTGGTAATAGTGTTATTGGTAATTGTGGTGGTGTTATTGGTGgtggtaataataatggtggtattggttgtttaaatataaatggtATTGGTGAAATTCAAGTATCTGATATGTCAGATGAAGATGGCAGAAGACAAAGTGATATGAGTAGACAATCATCACGTAGTTATGGTGATCATAGACCACTTATACCATATTCACCAGCAAATGATCGTTTAATACAATATGGACAATCAATTGATCgtaatttattacaacaatataatgaTTTACAATATAATGTTACTGGTGGTGATagagttattaataattattgggataataaattaaaaagacaaCAAACACCAAAACATGAACAtggtgataatattaataatcgtatacaaaataattatggaTTATCACAACAACAAGATCATACTAGAACTGTTGCTGTACTTGATGGACATACTGTTGTTTGTCATCTTCAACCACAAACTGATATGTATACTGGTCGTGGAGTACCACCACCGTCCTACAGCGAGTgctga
- the LOC122858497 gene encoding latrophilin Cirl-like isoform X5: MECGKGRRKGLLLSRFILAWFFLSDYIVAARDRERYDTAYECEGKQLRIECGEGEVIHLIRANYGRFSITICNEHGNTDWSVNCMSQKSFRVLFNKCNDQRNCSITASTSHFGDPCPSTLKYLEAHYQCVSAATTAITTRPSPRWLITSQPSVWGPSTPTVRPPPRPTIPPSQMPAITTLSTPLITTSLSSTSTTKTVPVNENEEQVETNPSKGNESPVQPVVPMTTETTTEAGYASWKTSKKPIASTSIPYVDQNINNNKWYDYNRQYCPPIMARNLYWNATRTGDIAVQSCPGGANGLARWRCAAIDDTPVWYRESPDLSECRSVWLTSLETRVIEGGTILSIASDLSLVTNNSRTLYGGDMMITTKIIKNMAEKMGQDIRTYQDTRQKEVSVTELLQGVVRTGSNLLDKAQMASWKDLSHQEQMRVATSLLIGLEENAFLLADSLNHQKTIIQEGKNILMEVRVLEARNIDTNYEAFPAEENRERWTASNDHVELSRRSLLENSDGGLVRLVFMAFDRLEEILQPQIEEESFVSINEDIKSRNISNRILNSKVISASLGKGRHIQMSEPVRIYFQHLTSENVTNPTCVFWDYIMSAWSEEGCQTRKTNSTHTICECNHLTNFAVLMDVHAVKLDMAHQIALQIITYIGCIISIVCLVLAILTFQLFRGLKSDRTTIHKNLCICLLIAELLFVCGIGQTDQRVVCGVVAGLLHFFFLCAFAWMFLEGFQLYVMLIEVFEAEKSRLRWYYLVAYGGPLLVVGISCIIDPFSYGTDRYCWLRADNYFIFSFVGPVIVVILANLVFLSMAIYMMCRHANTTVTMKSKEHSRLASARAWLRGAIVLVFLLGLTWTFGLLYLNQESVIMAYIFCVLNSLQGLFIFVFHCVQNEKVRKEYRKFIRRHSWLPKCLRCSKTVTGSSSGSTGTSGGQQGVNGGKDYPSHNTSSNPSAPTTDSSGLSPHAASNNISFKSYSRDSGHGGSEQEDSPRIQNTMTLGHSVRGRERGRQLCDGLEINSNRQSRRAASPYNHTYTEIRDGIGGVNVGIGRLGGGYHPSHLVSRSIIGGDDDPVYEEIERGGNSVIGNCGGVIGGGNNNGGIGCLNINGIGEIQVSDMSDEDGRRQSDMSRQSSRSYGDHRPLIPYSPANDRLIQYGQSIDRNLLQQYNDLQYNVTGGDRVINNYWDNKLKRQQTPKHEHGDNINNRIQNNYGLSQQQDHTRTVAVLDGHTVVCHLQPQTDMYTGRGVPPPSYSEC; encoded by the exons gtgtAACGATCAAAGAAACTGCAGTATCACAGCATCAACATCACATTTTGGAGATCCATGTCCAAGTACACTTAAATATCTTGAGGCCCATTATCAATGTGTATCTG ctGCAACAACAGCGATAACAACAAGACCAAGTCCAAGGTGGCTGATAACGTCTCAACCAAGTGTCTGGGGCCCATCAACTCCAACAGTAAGACCACCACCAAGACCAACGATACCACCATCTCAAATGCCAGCGATAACCACCCTCAGTACACCACTGATAACCACATCCCTCAG ttcAACAAGCACGACGAAGACAGTGCCAGTAAATGAAAATGAGGAACAAGTTGAAACGAATCCCTCGAAGGGAAATGAAAGTCCGGTTCAGCCAGTCGTGCCTATGACTACTGAGACAACTACCGAGGCTGGTTATGCTTCATGGAAAACAAGCAAAAAACCCATtg catCAACAAGTATTCCATATGttgatcaaaatataaataacaacaaatggtATGATTACAATCGTCAATATTGTCCACCAATAATGGCAAGAAATTTATATTGGAATGCAACAAGAACTGGTGATATTGCTGTACAAAGTTGTCCAGGTGGTGCAAATGGTTTAGCACGTTGGCGTTGTGCTGCAATTGATGATACACCAGTATGGTATAGAGAATCACCAGATTTAAGTGAATGTAGATCAGTATGGTTGACATCACTTGAAACACGTGTTATTGAAGGTGGTACAATATTAAGTATTGCCAGTGATTTATCACTTGTTACAAACAACAGTAGAACATTGTATGGTGGTGATATGatgataacaacaaaaattataaaaaatatggctgAAAAAATGGGACAAGATATACGTACATATCAAGATACACGACAAAAAGAAGTTAGTGTTACTGAGCTATTACAGGGTGTTGTTAGAACTGGTAGTAATTTATTGGATAAAGCACAAATGGCATCATGGAAAGATTTAAGTCATCAAGAACAAATGAGAGTTGcaacatcattattaattggtcTTGAAGAGAATGCATTTTTATTGGCTGATtcattaaatcatcaaaaaacaattatacaagaaggaaaaaatatattaatggaAGTTAGAGTATTGGAGGCTCGTAATATTGATACAAATTATGAAGCATTTCCAGCTGAAGAAAATCGTGAAAGATGGACAGCATCAAATGATCATGTTGAATTAAGTCGTCGTTCATTATTAGAAAATAGTGATGGTGGTCTTGTACGTCTTGTATTTATGGCATTTGATAGACTTGAAGAAATTCTACAACCACAAATTGAAGAAGAATCATTTGTTTCAATAAATGAAGATATTAAATCACGTAATATTAGTAATAGAATACTCAATAGTAAAGTTATATCGGCATCATTAGGAAAAGGTAGACACATACAAATGTCGGAACCAgttagaatttattttcaacatttaacATCAGAAAATGTTACAAATCCAACTTGTGTTTTTTGGGATTATATCAtgag TGCCTGGTCTGAGGAAGGCTGTCAAACACGTAAAACAAATAGCACACATACTATTTGTGAATGTAATCATCTTACAAATTTTGCTGTACTCATGGATGTTCACGCTGTGAAACTTGACATGGCACATCAGATTGCActacaaataataacatatatCGGATGTATAATCTCAATTGTTTGTCTCGTTTTAGCAATACTAACATTTCAGTTATTTCGTGGACTCAAG tcTGACCGTACAACAATTCACAAGAATCTTTGTATTTGTCTTCTCATTGCCGAGTTACTGTTTGTCTGTGGAATTGGACAGACAGATCAGAGAGTAGTTTGTGGTGTAGTTGCTGGACTTTtacactttttctttttatgtgCATTTGCATGGATGTTTCTTGAAG GCTTTCAACTTTATGTCATGCTCATTGAAGTATTTGAAGCTGAAAAATCACGTTTACGATGGTACTATCTGGTGGCTTATGGTGGACCATTACTTGTCGTTGGAATATCCTGCATCATTGATCCATTTAGCTATGGAACTGATCGATACTGTTGGCTCAGAGCTgacaattatttcatatttagtTTTGTAGGACCTGTTATTGTTGTCATActg GCCAATCTTGTTTTTCTTTCGATGGCTATTTATATGATGTGTCGACATGCAAACACAACTGTTACCATGAAGAGCAAAGAACACTCACGACTCGCAAGTGCAag AGCATGGTTACGAGGTGCAATTGTATTGGTATTCCTGTTGGGATTGACCTGGACATTTGGCCTTCTCTACCTGAATCAGGAATCAGTTATAATGGCATATATATTCTGTGTATTGAACAGTCTACAaggattatttatatttgtttttcattgcGTACAAAATGAAAAG gTTCGAAAAGAATATCGTAAATTTATAAGACGACATTCATGGTTACCAAAGTGTTTGAGATGTTCAAAAACAGTTACTGGAAGTTCAAGTGGTTCAACTGGTACAAGTGGTGGACAACAAGGTGTTAATGGTGGCAAAGATTATCCATCACACAACACATCATCAAATCCATCAGCACCAACAACTGATAGTTCTGGATTATCACCACATGCTGCATCCAAT AACATTTCTTTTAAGTCATACTCACGTGATTCAGGACATGGTGGTTCTGAGCAAGAGGATTCACCACGTATACAAAATACCATGACACTTGGTCATTCAGTACGTGGACGTGAACGTGGTCGTCAATTATGTGATGGATTAGAAATAAATAGTAATCGTCAAAGTCGTCGTGCAGCATCACCATATAATCATACATATACTGAAATACGTGATGGTATTGGTGGTGTTAATGTTGGTATTGGAAGATTAGGTGGTGGTTATCATCCAAGTCATTTAGTATCACGTAGTATTattggtggtgatgatgatccAGTGTATGAAGAAATTGAACGTGGTGGTAATAGTGTTATTGGTAATTGTGGTGGTGTTATTGGTGgtggtaataataatggtggtattggttgtttaaatataaatggtATTGGTGAAATTCAAGTATCTGATATGTCAGATGAAGATGGCAGAAGACAAAGTGATATGAGTAGACAATCATCACGTAGTTATGGTGATCATAGACCACTTATACCATATTCACCAGCAAATGATCGTTTAATACAATATGGACAATCAATTGATCgtaatttattacaacaatataatgaTTTACAATATAATGTTACTGGTGGTGATagagttattaataattattgggataataaattaaaaagacaaCAAACACCAAAACATGAACAtggtgataatattaataatcgtatacaaaataattatggaTTATCACAACAACAAGATCATACTAGAACTGTTGCTGTACTTGATGGACATACTGTTGTTTGTCATCTTCAACCACAAACTGATATGTATACTGGTCGTGGAGTACCACCACCGTCCTACAGCGAGTgctga